From the genome of Nomia melanderi isolate GNS246 chromosome 14, iyNomMela1, whole genome shotgun sequence, one region includes:
- the Ire1 gene encoding serine/threonine-protein kinase/endoribonuclease Ire1: MRLIPFALFLFIIETLFFITDSMERSDESDCLESFKQERNTELVPEEDEPLLIFSTLDGFLVGVEQRSGHILWRQSDEPIVKVPIDISRASTTPMFLPDPKDGSLYIFGAETEALKKLPFTIPQLVANSPCRSSDGILYTGRKVDTWFSVDPRTGQREQLLGFDKVKNTCPVEMQDSVFVGRTEYNIIMVDSKRKNRKWNVTFYDYSAAKMEPEGTENYDLVHFTTSSTGRIVTVDRRLGIVLWELDVQSPVIALYIVRKDGLLTVPFTSVADGTLDLLLKRFASKPSDIQLFPTLYIGQHRHGLYALPSFVDSTTATISSNIGQLLLEGPLPVSQSGKVNNTVPVSTGNHTYVDSNTESVVQTEYQTVIALGHYEIPAEYELQDQHPLQITGRSDPVIETLPSSAGYPNSTKESLLSFDFHTDGGSSESESDTRWHEIVRHAYIAIRSWFYQQENKGLKLALIVLLGCVLAMFCYLNARFKEFQQLSQGSRESSRTSNDYYHGIRSNALAVPEDMGEGVVKVGKITFDTGQVLGKGCEGTFVYRGEFDGRSVAVKRLLPDCFTFADREVALLRESDAHANVVRYFCTEQDRMFRYIALELAEATLQDYVAGLYDRGKISAKSILRQATSGLAHLHCLDIVHRDIKPHNVLLSAPGPRGEVRAMISDFGLCKKLQLGRVSFSRRSGITGTDGWIAPEILNGNRTTCAVDIFSLGCVFYYVLSGGKHPFGDSLRRQANILCGESDLTALREEISESDKELALVLIKAMIANDPSERPPVTAIHEHPIFWEPSRILAFFQDVSDRVEKEQSDSAALIALETDNLRIVHGDWRLFIDVEVAADLRRYRSYRGDSVRDLLRALRNKKHHYRELSLAAQENLGDVPDKFTDYWLSRFPCLLLHVWCAMQAFRDEPTFRDYYHIDYKFANHIHNVESAGDTKTQPYLTSHAIPTTTPWRVRGDNIDWSPNRTRYRGHRRKQEKKKMEIPLVWTVPSSSS, translated from the exons ATGCGACTCATACCTTTTGCACTGTTTCTCTTTATCATTGAAACGCTTTTCTTTATTACCGATTCGATGGAACGATCCGACGAGTCTGATTGTTTGGAATCCTTTAAGCAAGAG AGAAATACAGAACTGGTGCCAGAAGAGGATGAACCACTTTTGATATTTTCCACATTGGACGGTTTTCTTGTAGGTGTAGAGCAACGATCGGGACATATACTTTGGCGACAGAGCGACG AGCCGATCGTCAAAGTACCAATCGATATCTCAAGAGCTTCCACCAC ACCAATGTTTTTACCGGATCCAAAAGACGGCTCCTTGTACATATTCGGTGCAGAAACTGAAGCTTTGAAGAAATTACCATTCACTATTCCTCAGCTTGTAGCGAATAGTCCTTGTCGTAGCAGCGACGGAATATTATATACGGGTAGAAAGGTAGACACGTGGTTCAGCGTCGATCCTCGAACCGGACAAAGGGAGCAGCTGCTAGGATTCGACAAAGTTAAAAACACATGTCCTGTAGAGATGCAGGATAGTGTGTTCGTGGGGCGTAcagaatacaatattataatggTGGACAGCAAACGAAAAAACAGAAAATGGAATGTCACGTTCTACGACTACTCTGCCGCAAAGATGGAACCCGAGGGAACAGAGAATTATG ATTTAGTTCATTTTACAACAAGTTCGACTGGACGTATCGTCACCGTGGATAGAAGATTGGGAATTGTTCTTTGGGAATTGGATGTACAAAGTCCGGTAATAGCGCTATACATAGTGAGAAAAGATGGTTTGCTCACAGTTCCTTTTACCAGTGTCGCGGATGGTACATTGGACCTTCTGTTGAAACGTTTTGCAAGCAAACCAAGCGACATTCAGTTGTT TCCAACATTGTACATTGGCCAACATAGACACGGACTGTATGCTCTGCCATCGTTCGTCGACTCAACAACAGCCACGATATCGAGTAATATTGGACAGTTGTTGTTAGAGGGTCCGTTGCCGGTTTCGCAGTCTGGAAAGGTTAACAATACCGTTCCAGTATCGACTGGAAATCATACCTACGTGGACAGCAATACCGAGAGTGTCGTCCAGACAGAATATCAAACAGTTATCGCGCTAG GACATTACGAGATACCAGCAGAATACGAGTTGCAAGATCAACACCCTCTTCAGATTACCGGTCGATCCGATCCTGTGATCGAAACGTTACCGTCCTCCGCAGGATACCCGAATTCAACCAAAGAGTCGTTACTGTCGTTTGACTTTCATACCGACGGTGGATCCAGCGAAAGCGAAAGTGACACGCGTTGGCACGAAATCGTACGGCACGCGTACATTGCGATAAGAAGCTGGTTTTATCAGCAAGAGAATAAAGGTCTAAAATTGGCATTGATCGTGTTGCTGGGATGCGTTTTGGCAATGTTTTGCTACCTAAACGCACGATTTAAAGAGTTCCAACAACTCTCACAG GGCTCTCGAGAAAGCAGTCGCACGAGCAACGATTACTACCATGGGATACGATCGAATGCGCTCGCGGTACCGGAAGACATGGGCGAAGGAGTGGTAAAAGTTGGGAAGATTACATTCGATACCGGTCAAGTGTTGGGTAAAGGATGCGAGGGAACTTTTGTGTACAG GGGGGAATTTGATGGCCGTTCCGTAGCGGTGAAACGTTTATTACCGGACTGTTTTACATTCGCTGACCGCGAAGTAGCACTGCTCCGGGAATCGGACGCGCACGCAAACGTTGTACGGTACTTTTGTACCGAGCAAGATCGAATGTTTCGATACATTGCGTTGGAGTTGGCCGAGGCAACTTTGCAAGATTACGTCGCGGGACTGTACGACAGAGGAAAGATATCCGCGAAAAGCATTCTACGACAGGCCACGTCCGGATTAGCTCACCTGCATTGCCTCGACATCG TACACAGGGACATCAAACCGCACAACGTACTGTTATCCGCACCGGGGCCACGGGGAGAAGTTCGAGCGATGATATCCGATTTTGGATTGTGCAAGAAACTCCAACTGGGCCGTGTATCTTTCTCGCGTAGATCCGGTATAACCGGCACCGACGGTTGGATAGCGCCAGAAATATTAAACGGAAACAGAACGACGTGTGCCGTAGACATCTTTTCTCTTGGCTGTGTATTCTATTACGTCCTCTCCGGTGGGAAACATCCGTTCGGAGATTCGTTGCGACGACAAGCCAATATTCTGT GCGGCGAGAGCGACTTGACAGCCCTTCGCGAAGAAATTTCCGAAAGCGACAAGGAACTTGCGTTGGTGCTGATAAAGGCTATGATCGCCAACGACCCGTCGGAACGACCTCCGGTAACGGCTATCCACGAACATCCCATATTTTGGGAACCCTCGCGGATACTCGCATTCTTTCAG GATGTAAGCGATCGAGTGGAAAAGGAACAGAGCGACAGTGCAGCTTTGATCGCATTAGAAACCGACAATCTCCGAATCGTACACGGCGATTGGAGATTATTCATCGACGTGGAAGTTGCAGCCGATCTTCGAAGATATAGAAGCTACCGCGGAGACAGTGTTCGAGATCTTTTGAGAGCGTTGAGAAACAAG AAACATCACTACAGAGAATTGAGCCTGGCCGCTCAGGAAAACCTCGGAGATGTTCCGGACAAATTCACCGACTATTGGCTTTCCAGATTCCCCTGTTTGCTGCTGCACGTGTGGTGTGCCATGCAAGCGTTTCGCGACGAGCCAACTTTTCGAGACTACTATCACATCGATTACAAGTTTGCGAATCATATTCATAACGTAGAATCTGCTGGAGACACGAAAACCCAGCCGTATCTTACGAGTCATGCGATACCAACTACTACTCCTTGGAGGGTACGGGGCGATAACATCGATTGGAGTCCAAACAGAACAAGATATCGCGGACACCGAAGGAAAcaggagaagaagaaaatggaaatacCACTCGTTTGGACTGTACCGTCGTCGTCGAGTTAA
- the LOC116432757 gene encoding putative inorganic phosphate cotransporter, translated as MISSWKLCCNRIPQRWVFAIMGFLALLNAYAMRVCLSITITEMVQPADAAHESADHTCDKFDDERSHPNRTIPSDAKLYDWDAVTQGTILSSFYWGYVITHIPGGMLSEKFGGKHALGLGILATALFTLLTPVVVEYGEATGLIVLRVLMGLCEGTTFPALNAMLAQWTPPEERSVIGSLVFAGAQLGTVIANSLSGLILYYSPMGWPAVFYVFGSIGVLWFLIWLVTCYNNPDTHPFISQKEKNFLSEKMHAHTHKKPPSVPWRHIIRSVPLWALIAAQVGHDWGFFTLVNDLPKYMSSVLKYSIKSNGLLSALPYLTMWICSVITSCLADWMITNGVMSRTNVRKLGTTIASLGPGVFIIAASYAECDRTVVVVMFTLGTTLMGTFYPGMKVNALDLSPNYSGTLMALVNGIGAFTGILTPHIVALLAPNDTYHEWRLVFWIVLVVFILTNIIFVLYASGEVQYWNDPEFLRKEREGKGNEQKFEMKWTKNWRIPFVKGDARI; from the exons GCAATAGGATACCGCAACGATGGGTGTTTGCGATAATGGGATTTTTGGCGTTGTTGAACGCTTACGCGATGAGAGTTTGCCTCTCGATCACGATCACCGAGATGGTGCAACCGGCGGATGCAGCGCACGAATCTGCTGATCACACGTGCGATAAGTTTGACGACGAGCGATCGCATCCCAACCGAACAATCCCGTCCGATGCGAAGCTCTACGACTGGGACGCTGTGACCCAG GGCACGATATTGTCATCGTTCTACTGGGGATACGTGATCACGCATATACCGGGTGGCATGCTGTCCGAGAAATTCGGTGGGAAACACGCCCTCGGCCTAGGAATTCTGGCGACCGCCTTGTTCACGCTGCTCACGCCGGTGGTGGTAGAGTATGGAGAAGCAACGGGTCTAATTGTTCTTCGCGTACTAATGGGTCTGTGCGAGGGTACCACTTTTCCGGCATTGAACGCGATGCTCGCGCAGTGGACACCGCCGGAAGAAAGATCCGTGATCGGCTCGTTGGTATTCGCGGGTGCTCAGCTCGGTACGGTAATCGCGAACTCATTGTCCGGACTGATTCTTTACTACTCACCGATGGGCTGGCCAGCTGTGTTTTACGTGTTCGGTAGCATCGGAGTACTCTGGTTTCTGATATGGCTGGTAACGTGCTACAATAATCCGGACACGCATCCGTTCATCTCCCAGAAGGAGAAGAACTTTTTGAGCGAGAAAATGCACGCGCATACGCATAAAAAGCCACCGTCGGTCCCATGGAGGCACATTATCCGATCCGTACCACTTTGGGCATTGATAGCAGCCCAGGTTGGCCACGACTGGGGTTTCTTCACTTTGGTCAACGATCTTCCCAAGTACATGAGCAGTGTGCTCAAATACTCGATCAAGAGCAACGGGCTGCTCTCCGCCTTGCCCTATCTCACAATGTGGATTTGCAGCGTAATCACGTCTTGTCTAGCCGATTGGATGATCACGAACGGCGTGATGTCGCGTACCAACGTACGCAAACTGGGCACCACGATCGCATCGCTCGGCCCCGGAGTGTTTATCATCGCCGCCTCCTACGCGGAATGCGACAGAACAGTCGTCGTCGTAATGTTCACCCTCGGCACCACTCTGATGG gCACCTTTTATCCAGGAATGAAGGTTAACGCGCTCGATCTCAGTCCCAATTACTCTGGCACATTGATGGCTCTCGTGAATGGAATAGGCGCTTTCACCGGTATCCTCACGCCGCACATCGTCGCCCTGTTGGCTCCGAACGACACCTACCACGAATGGAGACTCGTCTTTTGGATCGTCCTTGTCGTGTTTATCctgacaaatattattttcgtgCTGTACGCGAGCGGCGAGGTTCAGTACTGGAATGACCCTGAATTCCTCAGAAAGGAAAGGGAAGGGAAGGGGAACGAGCAAAAGTTCGAAATGAAATGGACGAAAAATTGGAGAATACCCTTCGTTAAAGGAGACGCGCGAATATAA